A region of Pyxidicoccus parkwaysis DNA encodes the following proteins:
- a CDS encoding MG2 domain-containing protein yields MHVLTDRPLYEPGNEVRFRAVALSAKDLSPLDGRPGTWTLTDPSGEVVLEERAPAGPWGVVAGSFPLDRGATTGTWTVGWLSNGVASTARFEVEPFTLPRFRVEATSPRPFWRAGDAPEVEGQVVYASGAPVADAEVELDWNVSGDWPPPVGWLDGGLPKQARTDAAGRFRVLLPRVPADLRGDARLSARVKAKDAAGDRVEGAVSLLLAEDALAVSAVTELEDGLVAGFSNRVYVRATTADGRVLPGAELTMKRAWDARDEGVRAVADEDGVAAFQLDPGPPVNVVVPPMPVRRPPPPPPVELGGLRDLLNENGEAALKDQLAVEGWLPSLSPCARFVEPDEGDNDVALGVRVGAGGAVADVAGADGPLVACLATALRARSLPAGRERLLVVQLNVRDPSLPRLEVELEEAFGEGSRLQGVLATAARDARACLPRDLSEEAPLPVALSWRLSKTGTELSTSWVSLPKQEGALPASLLPCIQQRFSALRLPAPDESTPKAEALGVARFTAYPAGVEGEDGPAMATVFPGYELSVSAKVDGKDAGGTKLVLRPAQLPNTRLRATPVQARAGDEVRIDLMRGPGFVGQLPEKLVLQAGTTALESKVDRSTRSVRFKLPSDFEGWAEAHWEGAVARVYVPPRAQLSVEVSPEKPVYAPGELARLQLRTKVDGKDGSAAVGLFGVDETLGQLAALPGAEAMGEVRASPAVASPAFGVLDGQALAMGRIRGSNAAAAALLRVSAVPQREAGEPSLSVNAVSPFDPSAEMTDPFYTVLAELHARVRAWEEKAPEGETLDPEGLAKLWDGALTACEQRGEKVTDAFGRRLRLSRLPADLLSLTDPRAVVTSGTRLPEDVENWNAWVAREAP; encoded by the coding sequence GTGCACGTGCTGACGGACCGGCCGCTGTACGAGCCCGGCAACGAGGTGCGCTTCCGCGCGGTGGCGCTGAGCGCGAAGGACCTGTCGCCGCTGGATGGCCGGCCCGGGACGTGGACGCTGACGGACCCGTCCGGGGAGGTGGTGCTGGAGGAGCGCGCGCCCGCGGGGCCCTGGGGCGTGGTGGCTGGCAGCTTCCCGCTCGACAGGGGCGCCACCACGGGGACGTGGACGGTGGGCTGGCTGAGCAACGGCGTGGCGTCCACCGCGCGATTCGAGGTGGAGCCCTTCACCCTGCCGCGCTTCCGCGTGGAGGCGACGAGCCCCCGGCCCTTCTGGCGCGCGGGTGACGCGCCGGAGGTGGAGGGACAGGTGGTGTACGCCTCGGGCGCGCCGGTGGCGGACGCCGAGGTGGAGCTGGATTGGAACGTGTCCGGTGACTGGCCGCCGCCGGTGGGCTGGCTCGACGGCGGGCTGCCGAAGCAGGCGCGCACGGACGCGGCGGGGCGCTTCCGCGTGCTGCTGCCGCGCGTGCCGGCGGACCTGCGCGGCGACGCTCGGCTGAGCGCGCGCGTGAAGGCGAAGGACGCGGCGGGAGACCGGGTGGAGGGCGCGGTGTCGCTGCTGCTGGCCGAGGACGCGCTCGCCGTGTCCGCGGTGACGGAGCTGGAGGACGGGCTGGTGGCGGGCTTCAGCAACCGCGTCTACGTGCGCGCCACCACCGCGGATGGCCGCGTGCTGCCCGGCGCGGAGCTGACGATGAAGCGCGCATGGGACGCACGCGACGAGGGCGTGCGCGCGGTGGCGGACGAGGACGGCGTGGCCGCCTTCCAGCTGGACCCGGGGCCGCCCGTCAACGTGGTGGTGCCGCCCATGCCGGTGCGCCGGCCGCCTCCGCCACCTCCCGTGGAGCTGGGCGGCCTGAGGGACTTGCTCAACGAGAATGGCGAGGCCGCGCTGAAGGACCAGCTCGCGGTGGAGGGCTGGCTGCCGTCGCTCTCCCCGTGCGCGCGCTTCGTGGAGCCGGACGAGGGCGACAACGACGTGGCGCTGGGCGTGCGCGTGGGCGCGGGCGGCGCGGTGGCGGACGTGGCGGGGGCGGACGGGCCGCTGGTGGCATGCCTCGCCACGGCGCTGCGCGCTCGCTCGCTGCCGGCCGGACGCGAGCGCCTGCTGGTGGTGCAGCTCAACGTGAGAGACCCCAGCCTGCCCCGGCTGGAGGTGGAGCTGGAGGAGGCCTTCGGTGAGGGCTCGCGGCTGCAGGGCGTGCTGGCCACGGCGGCGCGGGACGCTCGCGCGTGTCTGCCTCGCGACCTCTCGGAAGAGGCACCGCTGCCTGTCGCGCTGAGCTGGCGGCTGTCGAAGACGGGGACGGAGCTGTCCACCTCGTGGGTGTCGCTGCCGAAGCAGGAGGGTGCGCTGCCGGCCTCGCTGCTGCCGTGCATCCAGCAGCGCTTCTCCGCGCTGCGGCTGCCCGCGCCGGACGAGTCGACTCCGAAGGCCGAGGCCCTGGGCGTGGCGCGCTTCACCGCGTACCCGGCGGGCGTCGAGGGCGAGGACGGGCCTGCCATGGCCACCGTCTTCCCGGGCTACGAGCTGAGCGTGAGCGCGAAGGTGGACGGGAAGGACGCGGGCGGCACGAAGCTGGTGCTCCGTCCCGCGCAGCTTCCCAACACGCGCCTGCGCGCCACGCCGGTGCAGGCGCGCGCGGGAGACGAGGTGCGCATCGACCTGATGCGCGGCCCCGGCTTCGTGGGCCAGCTGCCGGAGAAGCTGGTGCTCCAGGCGGGCACGACGGCGCTGGAGTCGAAGGTGGACAGGTCCACGCGCTCGGTGCGCTTCAAGCTGCCCTCGGACTTCGAGGGCTGGGCCGAGGCGCACTGGGAGGGCGCGGTGGCGCGCGTGTACGTGCCGCCGCGCGCGCAGCTCTCCGTGGAGGTGTCGCCGGAGAAGCCGGTGTACGCGCCGGGTGAGCTGGCCCGCCTCCAGCTCCGCACGAAGGTGGACGGCAAGGACGGCTCCGCTGCCGTGGGCCTCTTCGGTGTGGACGAGACGCTGGGACAGCTCGCGGCGCTGCCGGGAGCGGAGGCGATGGGCGAGGTGCGCGCGTCGCCCGCGGTGGCCTCGCCGGCCTTCGGCGTGCTGGACGGGCAGGCGCTGGCCATGGGGCGCATCCGTGGCTCCAACGCGGCGGCCGCGGCGCTGCTGCGCGTGAGCGCGGTGCCCCAGCGCGAGGCCGGCGAGCCGTCGCTGTCGGTGAATGCGGTGTCGCCGTTCGACCCGTCCGCCGAAATGACGGACCCCTTCTACACGGTGCTCGCGGAGCTGCACGCGCGGGTGCGGGCGTGGGAGGAGAAGGCGCCCGAGGGCGAGACGCTGGACCCGGAGGGCCTCGCGAAGCTGTGGGACGGCGCGCTGACGGCGTGTGAGCAGCGCGGCGAGAAGGTGACGGATGCCTTCGGACGCCGGCTGCGGCTGTCGCGGCTGCCTGCTGACCTGCTCTCCCTCACCGACCCCAGGGCGGTGGTGACGAGCGGGACGCGGCTGCCGGAGGACGTGGAGAACTGGAACGCGTGGGTCGCCCGGGAGGCGCCATGA
- a CDS encoding alpha-2-macroglobulin family protein, with product MKRTVMLGMLGLVLGAVLALLFVGGSSLSREAAPTADLMVRAKQDAYGAEGGAPAMEEVAAAPAPSSPPMPIVMKEADALGAPGGGGVLGGMMSGKKGSAARGDMEDEKKPEPESDSAPSRAWFPETFLFEPLVVTDASGAATVPVRVPDRLTNWRVLALAHSRSGAQSGAVTSFSGTLPTYVDPVLPPFLRAGDSVRLPVQVVNTTNAAVDAPLKVEVQGATVDGGNRSVRVPARGSVVEYVTVRVAGPGAVALRATLGTADAVVRDFDVWPTGRPVLLQRGGTLAAPRNLKLEGPVDAQAGSERVRLLVYPGALGVLRSELASAGAREGAADVAYTLMLVGRSPELLAALGETQSSEALKALTSGAAKRQAMPPQPEAGTVDVEAARKVLAQATQRALREGRAPDVATAALLAEGALAHPNNVVLSRLGERLAAKVAASQLPDGTCQGGEGWTVQRLLVATADCTRAVNAAVGTPEGKRRAALFTAKATGALERNRAHVKDGYTAAALLASGAVTGSLKDDLRTQVRDAVKKRDDGTAYLPVESGVVDGGGETPSEAEATALAVLALEGDAKAPLADLGASLLSTYAPALGWGGGRANRLALRAVVSLFREPLPAQVHVVLERDGKTVTEGTYDAKALREVLALEAAAPGSGGAHAWTVRAEPAVPGLGFSLALAAAVPWKPESQGGLELVVKGPAEAKVGQPADVVLEASTPSGLALELRHGLPAGVQVDPASLDALVAEGRVSSWDSEDGAVTLKLPPRGAGEPFQARFRVIPTLAGTLQGGASSLKVVSRPDLISYVPPTIWAVR from the coding sequence ATGAAGCGCACGGTGATGTTGGGGATGCTCGGCCTGGTGCTGGGGGCCGTGCTGGCCTTGCTGTTCGTCGGAGGCAGCTCGCTGTCCCGCGAGGCGGCGCCCACGGCGGACTTGATGGTGCGTGCGAAGCAGGATGCGTACGGCGCGGAAGGAGGGGCTCCGGCCATGGAGGAGGTGGCCGCCGCCCCGGCTCCGTCCTCGCCGCCGATGCCGATAGTGATGAAGGAGGCAGATGCCCTCGGGGCTCCCGGTGGCGGTGGCGTCCTCGGCGGGATGATGAGCGGGAAGAAGGGGAGCGCCGCGCGCGGGGACATGGAGGACGAGAAGAAGCCGGAGCCGGAGTCGGACTCCGCGCCGAGCCGCGCCTGGTTCCCGGAGACGTTCCTCTTCGAGCCGCTGGTGGTGACGGATGCCTCCGGCGCGGCGACGGTGCCGGTGCGCGTGCCGGACCGCCTCACGAACTGGCGGGTGCTGGCGCTGGCGCACTCGCGCTCCGGCGCGCAGTCGGGCGCGGTGACGTCCTTCTCCGGCACGCTGCCCACGTACGTGGACCCGGTGCTGCCGCCCTTCCTTCGCGCGGGCGACTCGGTGCGACTGCCGGTGCAGGTGGTGAACACGACGAACGCCGCCGTGGACGCGCCGCTGAAGGTGGAGGTGCAGGGCGCGACGGTGGACGGTGGCAATCGCTCCGTGCGCGTGCCCGCGCGGGGCAGCGTGGTAGAGTACGTGACGGTGCGCGTGGCCGGGCCGGGCGCGGTGGCCCTGCGCGCGACGCTGGGCACTGCCGACGCGGTGGTGCGGGACTTCGACGTGTGGCCCACCGGGCGGCCCGTGCTGCTCCAGCGCGGCGGCACGCTGGCGGCGCCTCGCAACTTGAAGCTGGAAGGGCCCGTGGACGCGCAGGCCGGCAGTGAGCGCGTGCGGCTGCTCGTGTATCCCGGCGCGCTGGGCGTGCTGCGCTCGGAGCTGGCCTCCGCCGGCGCGCGCGAGGGCGCGGCGGACGTGGCCTACACGCTGATGCTCGTCGGCCGTTCGCCGGAGCTGCTGGCCGCGCTGGGCGAGACGCAGTCCTCGGAGGCGCTGAAGGCGCTCACCTCGGGCGCGGCGAAGCGTCAGGCCATGCCCCCGCAGCCGGAGGCGGGCACGGTGGACGTGGAGGCCGCGCGCAAGGTGCTGGCGCAGGCCACGCAGCGCGCGCTGCGCGAGGGCCGGGCGCCGGACGTGGCCACGGCGGCGCTGCTGGCGGAGGGCGCGCTGGCGCACCCGAACAACGTGGTGCTCTCCCGCCTGGGCGAGCGGCTGGCCGCGAAGGTGGCGGCGTCGCAGCTCCCGGACGGCACCTGCCAGGGCGGCGAGGGCTGGACGGTGCAGCGGCTGCTGGTGGCCACCGCGGACTGCACGCGCGCGGTGAATGCGGCGGTGGGGACTCCAGAGGGCAAGCGCCGCGCGGCCCTCTTCACCGCGAAGGCCACGGGCGCGCTGGAGCGCAACCGCGCGCACGTGAAGGACGGCTACACGGCGGCGGCGCTGCTGGCGAGCGGCGCGGTGACGGGCTCGCTGAAGGATGACCTGCGCACCCAGGTGCGTGACGCGGTGAAGAAGCGCGACGACGGCACCGCGTACCTGCCGGTGGAGTCGGGCGTGGTGGACGGCGGCGGCGAGACGCCCTCGGAGGCGGAGGCCACCGCGCTGGCGGTGCTGGCGCTGGAGGGCGACGCGAAGGCGCCGCTCGCGGACCTCGGTGCGTCGCTGCTCTCCACCTACGCGCCGGCCCTGGGCTGGGGCGGGGGACGCGCCAACCGGCTGGCGCTGCGCGCGGTGGTGTCCCTCTTCCGCGAGCCGTTGCCCGCGCAGGTGCACGTGGTGCTGGAGCGCGACGGCAAGACGGTCACCGAGGGCACCTACGACGCGAAGGCGCTGCGCGAGGTGCTGGCGCTGGAGGCCGCGGCGCCGGGCTCGGGCGGCGCGCATGCGTGGACGGTGCGCGCGGAGCCGGCGGTGCCGGGGCTGGGCTTCTCGCTGGCGCTGGCCGCCGCGGTGCCATGGAAGCCCGAGTCTCAGGGCGGGCTGGAGCTGGTGGTGAAGGGGCCCGCCGAAGCGAAGGTGGGGCAGCCGGCGGACGTGGTGCTGGAGGCGTCCACTCCGTCCGGCCTGGCGTTGGAGCTGCGCCACGGGCTGCCCGCGGGTGTTCAGGTGGACCCGGCCAGCCTCGACGCGCTCGTGGCGGAGGGCCGCGTGTCGTCGTGGGACTCGGAGGACGGCGCGGTGACGCTGAAGCTACCGCCCCGGGGAGCGGGCGAGCCCTTCCAGGCACGCTTCCGTGTCATCCCCACGCTGGCAGGAACGCTGCAGGGCGGGGCCTCGTCGCTGAAGGTGGTGTCGAGGCCAGACCTCATTTCCTACGTACCTCCCACTATATGGGCGGTGCGCTGA
- a CDS encoding effector-associated domain EAD1-containing protein — protein sequence MSGFVAGDNMELDGAEKDELLRVLSSAFPSLEELRRMVESARREGLDSLVSSGSARERIFELILRAESEGWTRELVAGAYEAHPRHRRLSRFVQAYLASVERSIPRVSLERLFGPGRMGGAPEAWRRRLAAIEKRVCRVEPQVGAALGTGFLVSPNVVLTNFHVIENKLLESLRVRFDHKVLPGRTLLQPGTTYRVTKCLAYSRYSPADLMHPRPREARTDELDYAFLQVEGAPGDAQTDGESRGWLELPRTREPFLPGSLVLIVQHPEGRPMSVAVDEFLGVNPSRTRVAYRPCTGPGSSGAPCFTRDLRLAALHHSGGPRMPSSLGHNEGIPIDTIRDSLPLDMLDVLGWR from the coding sequence GTGAGCGGCTTCGTCGCGGGTGACAACATGGAGCTCGACGGCGCTGAGAAAGACGAGCTGCTGAGGGTGCTGAGCAGCGCCTTCCCGTCATTGGAAGAGCTGCGCCGCATGGTGGAGTCCGCACGGCGAGAAGGACTGGACTCGCTCGTGTCGTCGGGCAGTGCGCGGGAGCGCATCTTCGAGCTCATCCTCCGAGCGGAGTCGGAAGGCTGGACGCGCGAGCTGGTGGCCGGCGCGTACGAGGCCCACCCCCGTCACCGGCGGCTGTCCCGCTTCGTGCAGGCGTACCTGGCGTCCGTGGAGCGGAGCATTCCGCGCGTCAGCCTGGAGCGCCTCTTCGGCCCGGGGCGCATGGGCGGTGCGCCGGAGGCCTGGCGACGGCGGCTGGCGGCGATTGAGAAGCGCGTGTGCCGCGTGGAGCCGCAGGTGGGCGCGGCGCTGGGCACGGGCTTCCTCGTGTCGCCCAACGTCGTCCTCACCAACTTCCACGTCATCGAGAACAAGCTGCTGGAGTCGCTGCGTGTGCGCTTCGACCACAAGGTGCTGCCGGGCCGCACGCTGCTCCAGCCGGGCACGACGTACCGGGTGACGAAGTGCCTGGCGTACAGCCGCTACAGTCCGGCGGACCTGATGCACCCCCGGCCGCGCGAGGCGCGCACGGACGAATTGGACTACGCCTTCCTCCAGGTGGAGGGCGCGCCCGGCGACGCGCAGACGGATGGCGAGAGTCGCGGCTGGCTGGAGCTGCCCCGCACGCGTGAGCCCTTCCTGCCCGGCAGCCTCGTGCTCATCGTCCAGCACCCGGAGGGCCGGCCGATGAGCGTGGCCGTGGACGAGTTCCTCGGCGTCAACCCGTCGCGCACGCGCGTGGCGTACCGTCCCTGCACGGGGCCGGGCTCCTCCGGCGCGCCGTGCTTCACGCGCGACTTGCGGCTGGCCGCGCTGCACCACAGCGGCGGGCCCCGCATGCCGTCCTCACTGGGGCACAACGAGGGCATCCCCATCGACACCATCCGCGACAGCCTCCCGCTGGACATGCTCGACGTGCTCGGGTGGCGGTGA